One region of Baekduia soli genomic DNA includes:
- a CDS encoding cupredoxin domain-containing protein, protein MPRPAFPSLTALVLAGAVAALTAGCGGSGGGGAVTLRPGEAIGMKSLRFKPDHVQVTVGQTVTWRNEEGIGHDVKADSGATFSSQTFGKDGTFRWTPAKAGTVKYECTLHPGMDGTIDVVAN, encoded by the coding sequence GTGCCCAGGCCCGCGTTCCCGTCCCTGACCGCCCTCGTGCTCGCCGGCGCCGTCGCGGCGCTGACCGCCGGCTGCGGGGGCTCGGGCGGCGGCGGGGCCGTGACGCTCAGGCCCGGCGAGGCCATCGGGATGAAGTCGCTGCGCTTCAAGCCCGACCACGTGCAGGTCACCGTCGGCCAGACCGTGACCTGGCGCAACGAGGAGGGCATCGGCCACGACGTCAAGGCTGACAGTGGTGCGACGTTCAGCTCGCAGACGTTCGGCAAGGACGGCACGTTCCGCTGGACGCCGGCGAAGGCCGGCACCGTGAAGTACGAGTGCACGCTGCACCCCGGGATGGACGGGACGATCGACGTCGTCGCGAACTAG
- a CDS encoding thiazole synthase — protein sequence MTPMRIAGHEFTSRLILGTGGFPRLGTLDEAIRASGTEMVTVALRRIDAAARGSLVDVLDACGVRVLPNTAGCFTARDAVLTAKLARDAFETEWVKLEVIGDERTLLPDAVELVAAAEQLVDDGFIVLPYTTDDPVLARRLEDVGCAAIMPLGSPIGSGMGINNAYNLRLIREGTALPVILDAGVGTASDAVLAMELGCDAVLCASAISRAEDPVAMARAIRLAIEAGVLARGAGRIPQRRYAEASTQHEGAPEFVHPSDPARAPQA from the coding sequence ATGACGCCGATGCGCATCGCCGGCCACGAGTTCACGTCCCGCCTCATCCTGGGCACGGGCGGCTTCCCGCGCCTGGGGACGCTCGACGAGGCGATCCGCGCCTCGGGCACCGAGATGGTCACCGTCGCGCTGCGGCGGATCGACGCGGCCGCGCGCGGCTCGCTCGTCGACGTCCTCGACGCCTGCGGCGTCCGCGTGCTGCCCAACACCGCCGGGTGCTTCACCGCCCGCGACGCCGTGCTCACCGCCAAGCTGGCCCGCGACGCCTTCGAGACCGAGTGGGTCAAGCTCGAGGTCATCGGCGACGAGCGCACGCTGCTGCCCGACGCGGTCGAGCTGGTCGCCGCCGCCGAGCAGCTCGTCGACGACGGCTTCATCGTCCTGCCCTACACGACCGACGACCCGGTGCTGGCCCGCCGCCTGGAGGATGTCGGCTGCGCCGCGATCATGCCGCTGGGGTCGCCGATCGGCTCGGGCATGGGCATCAACAACGCGTACAACCTGCGCCTCATCCGCGAGGGGACCGCGCTGCCCGTGATCCTCGACGCCGGGGTGGGGACGGCCTCCGACGCGGTGCTGGCCATGGAGCTCGGCTGCGACGCCGTGCTGTGCGCCAGCGCGATCTCGCGCGCCGAGGATCCCGTCGCGATGGCGCGGGCCATCCGGCTGGCGATCGAGGCCGGCGTGCTCGCCCGCGGCGCCGGGCGCATCCCGCAGCGCCGGTACGCCGAGGCCAGCACCCAGCACGAGGGCGCGCCCGAGTTCGTCCATCCGTCGGACCCGGCGCGCGCCCCGCAGGCGTGA
- a CDS encoding Rossmann-fold NAD(P)-binding domain-containing protein gives MGPIAGVHVTVSSPPEFALAGVPNVADPREAVAGADAVYTDVWVSMGDEGTADARRAALGPYRIDDALLDAAADGAIALHCLPAHPGEEITEDVLYGDRQRIWDQAENRRHAQKAMLEWLLA, from the coding sequence ATGGGCCCGATCGCCGGCGTGCACGTCACCGTCAGCTCGCCGCCGGAGTTCGCCCTGGCCGGCGTGCCCAACGTCGCCGACCCGCGGGAGGCGGTGGCCGGCGCCGACGCGGTCTACACCGACGTCTGGGTCTCCATGGGCGACGAGGGCACCGCCGACGCGCGCCGTGCCGCGCTGGGTCCATACCGCATCGACGACGCGCTGCTGGACGCCGCCGCCGACGGCGCGATCGCCCTGCACTGCCTGCCCGCCCACCCGGGCGAGGAGATCACCGAGGACGTCCTGTACGGCGACCGCCAGCGCATCTGGGACCAGGCCGAGAACCGCCGGCACGCCCAGAAGGCGATGCTGGAGTGGCTGCTGGCGTGA
- a CDS encoding hydantoinase B/oxoprolinase family protein: MSLLINVEDVENWYPLMYLYRRDLPDSGGAGRQRAGTGFAYAFMPYKAQTMSVANFGAGMTLSATCAPGTQGGLPCPSNHALVRRDTDIHARFAESRLPTDVADLQAGSTFTRPKQGNEMPLGPDDVIEYIVGGGGGYGDPLEREPERVAADVHEGRTSIEAARRHYGVELDATGAVDADATACARTAIRRARKVWPRAADRFPEADPADPVAATGGPPRRLHEAIVARDDGGRRVLACARCDAVLCDYAADFKRHVLLHEGPTTELVGAKADPVDRLDVPIVLRQYCCPGCAVLLTTDVSRAADEPWADMRLAGPG; the protein is encoded by the coding sequence ATGTCGCTGCTCATCAACGTCGAGGACGTCGAGAACTGGTACCCGTTGATGTACCTCTACCGGCGCGACCTGCCCGACTCGGGCGGCGCCGGGCGCCAGCGGGCGGGCACGGGCTTCGCCTACGCCTTCATGCCCTACAAGGCCCAGACGATGAGCGTGGCGAACTTCGGCGCGGGCATGACGCTGTCGGCCACCTGCGCGCCGGGGACGCAGGGCGGCCTGCCCTGCCCGTCCAACCACGCCCTCGTGCGCCGCGACACCGACATCCACGCGCGCTTCGCCGAGAGCCGGCTGCCCACCGACGTCGCCGACCTGCAGGCGGGCAGCACGTTCACCCGGCCCAAGCAGGGCAACGAGATGCCCCTCGGCCCCGACGACGTGATCGAGTACATCGTCGGCGGGGGCGGGGGCTACGGCGACCCGCTGGAGCGTGAGCCCGAGCGGGTGGCCGCCGACGTCCACGAGGGCCGGACGTCGATCGAGGCCGCGCGGCGCCACTACGGCGTCGAGCTCGACGCGACCGGGGCCGTGGACGCCGACGCCACGGCCTGCGCGCGGACCGCGATCCGCCGCGCGCGAAAGGTGTGGCCGCGGGCGGCCGACCGCTTCCCCGAGGCGGACCCCGCCGATCCGGTGGCCGCCACCGGCGGGCCGCCGCGGCGCCTGCACGAGGCGATCGTGGCCCGCGACGACGGCGGCCGGCGCGTCCTGGCGTGCGCGCGCTGCGACGCGGTGCTCTGCGACTACGCGGCGGACTTCAAGCGCCACGTGCTGCTGCACGAGGGCCCGACGACCGAGCTCGTCGGCGCCAAGGCCGACCCGGTCGATCGGCTCGACGTCCCCATCGTCCTGCGCCAGTACTGCTGCCCGGGCTGCGCCGTGCTGCTGACGACCGACGTGTCGCGCGCCGCCGACGAGCCGTGGGCCGACATGAGGCTGGCCGGCCCGGGCTGA
- a CDS encoding Ig-like domain-containing protein gives MKLRAAATIAAFAVAAVAATAGTASAVPAIQTIASSPITVYIGDQGQMQAHRDGDQSNIFFAPGNQAGDAGFFLAFPTLPSGPAQQADLSGKVFGFSGSAGPFLSSTEYVPRSQAAPTGSGSAADPFRQVTTYAINTQGAPTPANDSVLVTQTTTYVAGSQTFGVRWDVQNKSGAVLRFKAITGADFYFEGSDVGTGIFTQGPPRFIGGTNADTGRSGGFVEVGAPSASPPWSAYQALRYSDPTGNDVWSKVEHSADAATASLDDTVVGDPVDNAGAVEWDQYLDPARTLANDATATFELNVRTSVPAALQFDQTNAGAPQGVPITITATAKDTSDTPYTGKPLRFSITGANTLSGQVAIDANGNAPITDPGTNAGADTIVAFVDLNNNGVREANEPQGSALATFVDHTPPSCKVSVSGDRPVSSGGSGRPLIITVNCDSPATVVATSSLTITVPVARRASASASATDAKAKKKKKKTKKIVVKLRTATATVLPGQALPVKFAIPSSVTKKYPGALVKATIKVTATDQAGNVATTTTVRNIRIAKPKPKHKAKKRK, from the coding sequence ATGAAGCTGAGAGCAGCCGCCACCATCGCGGCGTTCGCCGTCGCCGCCGTCGCAGCCACCGCGGGCACCGCCTCCGCCGTCCCCGCGATCCAGACGATCGCCTCCTCGCCCATCACGGTCTACATCGGCGATCAGGGCCAGATGCAGGCCCATCGTGACGGCGACCAGTCCAACATCTTCTTCGCGCCGGGCAACCAGGCCGGCGACGCCGGGTTCTTCCTGGCCTTCCCGACCCTCCCCTCCGGCCCGGCACAGCAGGCCGACCTGAGCGGCAAGGTCTTCGGGTTCAGCGGCTCGGCCGGGCCGTTCCTCAGCAGCACCGAGTACGTGCCGCGCTCGCAGGCGGCGCCCACCGGGAGCGGGTCGGCGGCCGACCCGTTCCGCCAGGTCACGACCTACGCGATCAACACCCAGGGCGCACCGACGCCGGCCAACGACAGCGTGCTGGTCACCCAGACGACCACGTACGTCGCCGGCTCGCAGACGTTCGGCGTCAGGTGGGACGTCCAGAACAAGAGCGGCGCGGTGCTGCGCTTCAAGGCCATCACGGGCGCCGACTTCTACTTCGAGGGCAGCGACGTCGGCACGGGCATCTTCACCCAGGGACCGCCGCGGTTCATCGGCGGCACGAACGCCGACACGGGCCGCTCCGGCGGCTTCGTCGAGGTCGGCGCCCCCTCGGCCTCGCCGCCGTGGTCGGCCTACCAGGCGCTGCGCTACTCCGACCCGACGGGCAACGACGTCTGGAGCAAGGTCGAGCACTCGGCCGACGCCGCCACCGCGTCGCTGGACGACACGGTCGTCGGCGATCCCGTCGACAATGCCGGCGCGGTGGAGTGGGACCAGTACCTGGACCCGGCCCGGACGCTGGCCAACGACGCCACGGCGACGTTCGAGCTCAACGTGCGGACCTCGGTGCCCGCGGCGCTGCAGTTCGACCAGACCAACGCGGGCGCCCCGCAGGGCGTGCCGATCACGATCACCGCGACGGCCAAGGACACGTCCGACACGCCCTACACGGGCAAGCCGCTGCGCTTCTCGATCACCGGCGCCAACACGCTGAGCGGCCAGGTGGCCATCGACGCCAACGGCAACGCGCCCATCACCGACCCGGGCACGAACGCGGGCGCGGACACGATCGTCGCCTTCGTCGACCTCAACAACAACGGGGTGCGCGAGGCCAACGAGCCCCAGGGCTCGGCCCTGGCGACGTTCGTCGACCACACGCCGCCGTCGTGCAAGGTCTCGGTCTCGGGTGACCGCCCGGTCAGCAGCGGCGGCTCGGGCCGGCCGCTGATCATCACGGTCAACTGCGACTCGCCGGCCACGGTCGTGGCGACCTCGTCGCTGACGATCACCGTGCCGGTCGCGCGCCGCGCCTCGGCCTCGGCCTCGGCGACCGACGCCAAGGCCAAGAAGAAGAAGAAGAAGACCAAGAAGATCGTGGTCAAGCTCAGGACCGCGACGGCAACGGTGCTGCCCGGCCAGGCGCTGCCGGTGAAGTTCGCGATCCCGAGCTCGGTGACCAAGAAGTACCCGGGCGCACTGGTCAAGGCGACGATCAAGGTCACCGCCACCGACCAGGCCGGCAACGTGGCGACCACGACGACGGTCCGCAACATCCGGATCGCCAAGCCCAAGCCCAAGCACAAGGCCAAGAAGAGGAAGTAG
- the rlmD gene encoding 23S rRNA (uracil(1939)-C(5))-methyltransferase RlmD, translating into MSTDVPAPASARPPRPERGQEIDLRIDSLAFGGAGVARTEGGYVLFVRDAIPGDRVRAVVTKRKRHYGEARTVEVLEPAPDRLAPLADHPGAPWQVIPYARQLEIKQGQVDDALRRLGGLDGFELHDIVPAVEQWRYRNKLEFSFGTGPRPDRELICGFHAPGSWEDIVAVEDCLLQSERGNRARHEVLAWARAQGLGAYDRRTQVGALRNVVIREGRRTGELQVRLVVSGDVGLDLTSLAAAVAADSLLVTRIDTVGETTAGGQTELVTGSAPTIAEELGGLRFRLSGQAFFQTNTEMAEQLYAIAADAAGLQGWERVYDLFCGIGTIGLSLAPRAGEVWGLEIVEEAIADAIENARVNEITNAQFFAGDVRLALRELVEKAGRPDVLVVDPPRAGLSQKVVRRILEASPRRVVYVSCNPTTLAPNAAQMATEGYALRSVRPVDMFPQTPHIECVAVLERA; encoded by the coding sequence GTGTCCACCGACGTCCCCGCCCCGGCCTCCGCCCGCCCGCCTCGCCCCGAGCGCGGGCAGGAGATCGACCTGCGCATCGACTCGCTCGCCTTCGGCGGCGCCGGCGTGGCCCGCACGGAGGGCGGCTACGTGCTCTTCGTGCGCGACGCGATCCCCGGCGACCGCGTGCGCGCGGTGGTCACCAAGCGCAAGCGCCACTACGGCGAGGCCCGCACCGTCGAGGTCCTCGAGCCCGCGCCCGACCGCCTCGCGCCGCTGGCCGACCACCCGGGCGCGCCGTGGCAGGTCATTCCCTACGCGCGCCAGCTGGAGATCAAGCAGGGCCAGGTCGACGACGCGCTGCGCCGCCTCGGCGGCCTGGACGGCTTCGAGCTGCACGACATCGTGCCGGCGGTGGAGCAGTGGCGCTACCGCAACAAGCTCGAGTTCTCCTTCGGCACCGGCCCGCGGCCTGACCGCGAGCTCATCTGCGGCTTCCACGCACCCGGCTCGTGGGAGGACATCGTGGCCGTGGAGGACTGCCTGCTGCAGTCCGAGCGCGGCAACCGCGCGCGCCATGAGGTCCTCGCGTGGGCCCGCGCCCAGGGCCTGGGCGCCTATGATCGGCGCACCCAGGTCGGCGCCCTGCGCAACGTCGTGATCCGCGAGGGGCGGCGCACGGGCGAGCTGCAGGTGCGCCTCGTCGTCAGCGGCGACGTCGGCCTGGACCTCACGTCGCTGGCCGCCGCCGTGGCGGCCGACAGCCTGCTCGTCACCCGCATCGACACGGTGGGCGAGACCACCGCCGGCGGCCAGACCGAGCTCGTGACCGGCAGCGCGCCGACCATCGCCGAGGAGCTCGGCGGCCTGCGCTTCCGGCTCTCGGGCCAGGCGTTCTTCCAGACGAACACCGAGATGGCTGAGCAGCTCTACGCGATCGCCGCCGACGCGGCCGGGCTGCAGGGCTGGGAGCGCGTCTACGACCTGTTCTGCGGGATCGGCACGATCGGGCTGTCGCTGGCGCCGCGCGCCGGCGAGGTCTGGGGCCTGGAGATCGTCGAGGAGGCGATCGCCGACGCGATCGAGAACGCCCGCGTCAACGAGATCACCAACGCCCAGTTCTTCGCGGGCGACGTGCGGCTGGCCCTGCGCGAGCTCGTCGAGAAGGCCGGCCGGCCCGACGTCCTCGTCGTCGACCCGCCGCGCGCGGGCCTCTCCCAGAAGGTCGTGCGCCGCATCCTGGAGGCCTCGCCCCGGCGCGTGGTCTACGTGTCATGCAACCCGACGACGCTGGCGCCCAACGCCGCGCAGATGGCCACGGAGGGCTACGCGCTACGCAGCGTGCGCCCCGTGGACATGTTCCCCCAGACACCGCACATCGAGTGCGTGGCGGTGCTGGAGCGGGCCTGA
- a CDS encoding endonuclease/exonuclease/phosphatase family protein: protein MRALSWNLFHGRAVPDRPRSLLPEFSAAIAGWDWDVALLQEVPPWWPEALAAAAGADHRLVRTSRNALLPLRRALAQRRPDLMKSNGGGADAILVRGAAIAEHRTWRLRLHPERRFVHAVRLADGHWIGNVHAQANPKPLAHADMAVAGATLVRWAGHAPVLLGGDCNVPDPVVAGFTDAGGHGIDRFFVRGGLNPEGPVRRLPREGLSDHAPVLVTLRSS from the coding sequence ATGCGCGCGCTGAGCTGGAACCTCTTCCACGGCCGGGCGGTCCCCGACCGGCCCCGATCCCTGCTGCCGGAGTTCTCGGCGGCCATCGCCGGCTGGGACTGGGACGTCGCCCTCCTGCAGGAGGTCCCGCCCTGGTGGCCCGAGGCGCTGGCCGCGGCGGCCGGTGCCGACCACCGCCTCGTGCGGACCTCGCGCAACGCGCTGCTGCCACTGCGCAGGGCGCTGGCCCAGCGGCGCCCGGACCTCATGAAGTCCAACGGCGGCGGGGCCGACGCGATCCTGGTCCGCGGCGCCGCGATCGCCGAGCACCGCACGTGGCGCCTGCGCCTGCATCCCGAGCGGCGCTTCGTGCACGCGGTGCGCCTGGCCGACGGCCACTGGATCGGCAATGTCCACGCCCAGGCCAACCCGAAGCCGCTCGCGCACGCCGACATGGCGGTCGCGGGGGCCACGCTCGTGCGTTGGGCCGGTCACGCGCCGGTGCTGCTGGGCGGCGACTGCAACGTGCCCGACCCGGTCGTCGCGGGCTTCACCGACGCGGGCGGTCACGGCATCGACCGGTTCTTCGTGCGCGGCGGCCTGAACCCCGAGGGGCCCGTGCGCAGGCTGCCGCGCGAGGGCCTCTCCGACCACGCGCCGGTGCTGGTCACCCTGCGCAGCTCGTAG
- a CDS encoding ester cyclase, whose amino-acid sequence MSRADDLLDTFQAALVGRDRAVFPTVCALDVHYEDPFTEAPVRGCEALADHVARLWVAAPDARVLRAGERLTDGRFVATPVRFEGTHSGELPGLPATRRAFGVHAMLFCELDPPRERLWRVRAFFDLYDTCVQLGILPTHGGLGEKALWMLRGFGLRARS is encoded by the coding sequence GTGAGCCGCGCCGACGATCTGCTGGACACCTTCCAGGCGGCGCTGGTGGGCCGCGACCGCGCCGTGTTCCCGACGGTCTGCGCCCTGGACGTCCACTACGAGGACCCGTTCACCGAGGCGCCCGTGCGGGGGTGCGAGGCGCTGGCCGACCACGTCGCGCGCCTGTGGGTCGCCGCGCCCGACGCGCGCGTCCTGCGCGCGGGCGAGCGCCTGACCGACGGGCGCTTCGTCGCCACGCCGGTCCGCTTCGAGGGGACTCACAGCGGCGAGCTGCCGGGGCTGCCCGCCACGCGCCGGGCCTTCGGCGTGCACGCGATGCTCTTCTGCGAGCTCGACCCGCCGCGCGAGCGCCTGTGGCGCGTGCGCGCGTTCTTCGACCTCTACGACACGTGCGTGCAGCTGGGCATCCTGCCCACGCACGGCGGGCTGGGGGAGAAGGCGCTGTGGATGCTGCGCGGCTTCGGGCTGCGCGCTCGGTCCTGA
- a CDS encoding aspartate/glutamate racemase family protein, with the protein MPKVCVLVPFALDEQGMANRRLQQESVDLGPDMEFVYKPVKAGPEFYDSYHDYVLADLGMLEAGVEAAEEGFDAVCIDTMSDSGVNALRSVLDIPVIAPGKASYLMALLLGHKFSVLTQWDGWLALYRKGLQEYGLTHLCASLRSINLLPDVSNLLGGKEEVVFPLLVEAGLQCVADGADVICLGSTTMHQAHAHLSEHLPVPVINPGPLTYKLAEAVLGLGLSQSRTAYPRPNVELLDVVQAMVAAGVQAKAARPPA; encoded by the coding sequence ATGCCCAAGGTCTGTGTCCTCGTGCCGTTCGCCCTCGATGAGCAGGGGATGGCCAACCGCCGGCTCCAGCAGGAGTCCGTCGACCTGGGCCCGGACATGGAGTTCGTCTACAAGCCCGTCAAGGCCGGGCCGGAGTTCTACGACAGCTATCACGACTACGTGCTCGCCGACCTCGGCATGCTCGAGGCCGGCGTCGAGGCCGCGGAGGAGGGCTTCGACGCGGTCTGCATCGACACGATGAGCGACTCGGGCGTCAACGCCCTGCGCTCCGTGCTCGACATCCCCGTCATCGCGCCCGGCAAGGCCTCCTACCTCATGGCGCTGCTGCTCGGCCACAAGTTCTCCGTGCTGACCCAGTGGGACGGGTGGCTTGCGCTCTACCGCAAGGGCCTGCAGGAGTACGGCCTTACGCACCTGTGCGCGTCGCTGCGCTCCATCAACCTGCTGCCCGACGTCTCCAACCTGCTCGGCGGCAAGGAGGAGGTCGTCTTCCCGCTGCTCGTCGAGGCCGGCCTGCAGTGCGTGGCCGACGGCGCCGACGTGATCTGCCTGGGGTCGACGACGATGCACCAGGCCCACGCCCACCTCAGCGAGCACCTGCCCGTCCCCGTGATCAACCCCGGGCCGCTGACCTACAAGCTGGCCGAGGCCGTGCTGGGGCTGGGCCTGAGCCAGAGCCGGACGGCGTACCCGCGGCCCAACGTCGAGCTGCTCGACGTGGTGCAGGCGATGGTGGCCGCCGGCGTGCAGGCCAAGGCCGCGCGGCCACCGGCCTGA
- a CDS encoding gluzincin family metallopeptidase: MDLDAYRARAQAFATELNGAHHRRFAGLDARWDPEALHARHAGLFSDAAIDGLRTATATDPALRPLLRFAVEGRLGAAAAPADARRAQAETDEGVAAMGAALEAEPDPGRRAALEEDRLDVVARRLTAPAAEGLERVRAQARALGWPSARALLSELRGADLGALAAEAQALLRATAVPVLPGAHARHDLPHVLRAAWADAVLPADPVAHLRAALRTAGLPERFAIDAAPRPGKSPRAFCAAVTVPGDVHLVVAPRGGLPDLLALFHEAGHAVHLTHRDPAAPFEARHLTDRAETEALAFAFERLATAGTGDDRVAAHLEAVELLRARHLAATLLHGLDLLDEGPHPALRERYARRMAAATGLDWPSAPWLVTADPLLGSADYLRALGRARGLRDAQLSAALTG; this comes from the coding sequence ATGGACCTCGACGCCTACCGGGCCCGGGCTCAGGCCTTCGCCACCGAGCTCAACGGCGCCCACCACCGGCGCTTCGCCGGCCTGGACGCGCGCTGGGACCCCGAGGCGCTGCATGCCCGCCACGCGGGCCTGTTCTCCGACGCGGCCATCGACGGGCTGCGCACGGCGACCGCCACCGACCCCGCGCTGCGGCCGCTGCTGCGCTTCGCCGTCGAGGGCCGGCTCGGGGCCGCCGCGGCGCCCGCCGACGCCCGGCGCGCCCAGGCCGAGACCGACGAGGGCGTGGCGGCGATGGGCGCCGCGCTGGAGGCCGAGCCCGACCCGGGACGCCGCGCGGCGCTGGAGGAGGACCGGCTCGACGTCGTGGCCCGCCGCCTGACCGCGCCGGCCGCCGAGGGCCTGGAGCGCGTACGGGCACAGGCCCGCGCCCTGGGGTGGCCGTCGGCCCGCGCGCTGCTGTCCGAGCTGCGCGGCGCCGACCTCGGCGCACTGGCGGCCGAGGCACAGGCGCTGCTGCGCGCGACCGCGGTCCCGGTGCTGCCCGGCGCGCACGCCCGCCACGACCTCCCGCACGTGCTGCGCGCGGCCTGGGCCGACGCGGTCCTGCCCGCCGACCCGGTCGCCCACCTGCGCGCGGCCCTGCGCACCGCCGGGCTGCCCGAGCGCTTCGCGATCGACGCCGCGCCGCGGCCGGGCAAGTCCCCGCGGGCGTTCTGCGCGGCCGTGACGGTGCCCGGCGACGTGCACCTCGTCGTCGCGCCCCGCGGGGGCCTGCCCGACCTGCTCGCGCTGTTCCACGAGGCCGGCCACGCCGTGCACCTGACCCACCGCGATCCGGCGGCGCCGTTCGAGGCGCGCCACCTCACCGACCGCGCCGAAACCGAGGCCCTGGCCTTCGCGTTCGAGCGGCTGGCCACCGCGGGCACCGGAGACGACCGGGTGGCCGCGCACCTGGAGGCCGTCGAGCTGCTGCGGGCCCGGCACCTGGCCGCGACGCTGCTGCACGGGCTCGACCTCCTCGACGAGGGCCCGCACCCGGCGCTGCGAGAGCGTTACGCGCGCCGCATGGCCGCCGCCACCGGCCTGGACTGGCCCTCGGCGCCCTGGCTGGTGACGGCCGACCCGCTGCTGGGCAGTGCCGACTACCTCCGCGCGCTCGGCCGCGCCCGTGGGCTGCGCGACGCACAGCTTTCGGCAGCCCTGACGGGCTGA